One window from the genome of Rhodopseudomonas sp. P2A-2r encodes:
- a CDS encoding PAS domain-containing sensor histidine kinase, translating to MSEVFVDQSFGPLSDPTLLLRSLLASSGDCIKILDLEGNLEFMTEGGQRIMEVTDFAAIRGCPWPDFWQDQGHIDAKAAVATAKAGGAGHFRGYAATMAGSPRWWDVSVTPIPGPDGKPEKLLSVSRDVTAVHFAEVALQTSEARLAAALNAADTGTWDFDPQTGVLKWDARCYQLFGLTPGKPVSFDVFLAGVHPDDREATDKACTDAMRPDGPQAYDIEFRTIGFEDGIERWCSAKGKSDFENGKAIRFIGTICDISKLKRAEAQQRLLTRELEHRIKNTMAMVGAIANQTFRTAATKEEARSIFDARLHALNQAHDILTRSSWTSASMPTVVDGALAPHRTGEGRIRAGGPAVQLTAKQALSLALALHELATNAAKYGALSVPGGTIAIDWNCIASDKEPLLHFQWREAGGPLVAPPTHRGFGSRLIERTLASDFGNSVKIDYLPEGLLCRFETRLSDLVSAAPSL from the coding sequence TTGTCAGAGGTATTCGTGGATCAATCGTTCGGGCCGCTGTCAGACCCAACGTTGCTGCTGCGCAGCCTGCTGGCCTCGTCGGGCGACTGCATCAAGATCCTCGACCTCGAAGGCAACCTCGAATTCATGACCGAGGGCGGCCAGCGGATCATGGAAGTCACCGACTTCGCTGCTATCCGGGGCTGTCCATGGCCGGACTTCTGGCAGGACCAAGGCCATATCGACGCCAAGGCGGCAGTGGCCACCGCAAAGGCCGGAGGTGCCGGACACTTCCGGGGCTACGCCGCCACCATGGCCGGCTCGCCGAGATGGTGGGACGTCAGCGTCACGCCCATCCCCGGCCCCGACGGCAAACCCGAAAAATTACTGTCGGTGTCTCGCGACGTGACCGCCGTGCATTTTGCCGAAGTGGCGCTGCAGACCAGCGAAGCCCGTCTGGCCGCCGCGCTCAACGCCGCCGACACCGGGACCTGGGACTTCGATCCGCAAACCGGCGTCCTGAAATGGGATGCGCGTTGCTACCAGCTGTTCGGCCTGACGCCCGGCAAGCCGGTGAGCTTCGACGTGTTCCTGGCGGGCGTCCATCCCGACGATCGCGAAGCAACTGACAAAGCGTGTACCGACGCCATGCGGCCGGACGGACCGCAAGCCTACGACATCGAGTTTCGCACCATTGGCTTCGAGGACGGCATCGAGCGGTGGTGTTCCGCCAAGGGCAAGTCGGATTTCGAGAACGGCAAAGCGATCCGCTTCATTGGCACGATCTGCGACATCAGCAAGCTGAAGCGCGCGGAGGCGCAGCAGCGGCTGCTGACGCGCGAACTGGAACACCGCATCAAGAACACCATGGCGATGGTCGGCGCCATCGCCAACCAGACCTTCCGTACCGCGGCGACCAAGGAGGAAGCGCGCAGCATCTTCGATGCCCGCCTCCATGCGCTCAATCAGGCCCACGACATTCTCACAAGGTCGAGCTGGACCAGTGCCTCGATGCCTACCGTGGTGGACGGCGCGCTGGCGCCGCATCGCACCGGCGAAGGCCGCATCCGCGCCGGCGGCCCCGCTGTCCAGCTCACCGCGAAGCAGGCGCTGTCGTTGGCACTGGCGCTTCACGAGCTTGCGACCAATGCAGCCAAATATGGCGCGCTGTCGGTGCCCGGCGGAACGATCGCGATCGATTGGAATTGTATCGCGTCTGACAAAGAGCCGCTGCTGCACTTCCAATGGCGCGAAGCCGGCGGCCCCCTTGTGGCGCCGCCGACGCACCGCGGCTTCGGATCGCGCCTGATCGAGAGAACATTGGCATCGGATTTTGGCAATTCGGTCAAAATCGACTACCTGCCGGAAGGCCTGCTCTGCCGGTTCGAGACCAGATTGAGCGATCTGGTTTCGGCCGCCCCCAGCCTCTGA
- a CDS encoding response regulator, which yields MATSKKPERYAILIVEDEALLRMHAADIVEEAGFIPIEASNADEAVAILESRSDIALLFTDVNMPGSMDGLKLAHAVRDRWPPIKIVIVSGHLQVSENELPADSRFFGKPFETDRMIDELRTLIAD from the coding sequence ATGGCAACATCGAAGAAACCTGAACGCTACGCCATCCTGATCGTCGAAGATGAAGCGTTGCTGCGCATGCATGCCGCCGACATCGTCGAAGAAGCCGGGTTCATCCCCATCGAGGCCTCTAACGCCGACGAGGCCGTCGCGATCCTGGAGTCTCGTTCCGACATCGCGCTGCTGTTCACCGACGTCAACATGCCCGGATCGATGGACGGCCTCAAACTCGCACACGCCGTTCGCGACCGCTGGCCCCCTATCAAGATCGTGATCGTCTCGGGCCATCTGCAGGTTTCAGAAAATGAGCTGCCCGCCGACAGCAGGTTTTTCGGCAAGCCGTTCGAGACCGATCGGATGATCGACGAACTGCGTACGCTGATCGCCGATTAG
- a CDS encoding adenylate/guanylate cyclase domain-containing protein yields MPGVEVVATAITHLLAKDALVRNHAVRLADGAVAVLLPMLLVGLLAWRRNTVGLVAIAAVAAIWSTVNVAAFAHGVWLSAALPIAAAAPPTILFGAVQIWMGRRRAQHLADRSDLLQQFQAPRLHAWLTEDPDFLLQPVHQDAAIVFIDLSGFTAHSETAGPNATRELLSDFQRIVDREVEACGGLITSFMGDGAMILFGLPQASADDAVNAVNCCLGLSARTHAWLASLPPQVGSRIGFKIGAHFGAIVASRLGGSHQHVTAIGDTVNVASRMMDVAKSHGAEIALTDDLLRKAGPNSPVQTSGVLNGPEDVQVRGRTGSINVWLWRRGAPTQ; encoded by the coding sequence ATGCCCGGCGTCGAGGTGGTCGCGACTGCCATCACCCATCTGCTGGCCAAGGATGCGCTGGTGCGCAACCACGCAGTGCGGCTCGCCGATGGCGCCGTCGCGGTGCTGTTACCGATGCTGCTGGTCGGCCTGCTGGCGTGGCGCCGTAATACGGTCGGGCTTGTGGCCATCGCCGCCGTCGCGGCGATCTGGTCGACGGTCAACGTTGCGGCGTTCGCACACGGGGTCTGGCTAAGCGCCGCGCTCCCGATTGCCGCCGCCGCCCCGCCGACGATCCTGTTCGGCGCCGTGCAGATCTGGATGGGGCGCCGGCGCGCCCAGCACCTTGCGGATCGCAGCGACCTGCTGCAGCAGTTCCAGGCGCCGCGGCTGCACGCCTGGCTGACCGAGGATCCCGACTTCCTGCTGCAGCCGGTGCATCAGGACGCGGCCATTGTGTTTATCGATCTGTCAGGATTCACCGCACACAGCGAGACGGCCGGCCCCAATGCAACGCGCGAGTTGCTGAGCGATTTCCAGCGCATCGTCGACCGTGAAGTGGAGGCCTGCGGCGGCCTGATCACCAGCTTCATGGGCGACGGCGCGATGATCCTGTTCGGCCTGCCGCAAGCTTCCGCCGACGATGCCGTCAACGCCGTAAATTGCTGTCTCGGCCTAAGCGCCCGCACACACGCTTGGCTAGCCTCGCTGCCGCCGCAGGTCGGAAGCCGGATCGGCTTCAAGATCGGCGCGCATTTCGGCGCCATCGTCGCGTCACGGCTTGGCGGCAGTCACCAGCACGTCACCGCCATCGGCGACACCGTCAATGTCGCCAGCCGAATGATGGACGTAGCAAAGAGCCATGGCGCCGAAATCGCGCTGACCGACGACCTGCTGCGCAAGGCCGGACCGAACTCGCCGGTGCAGACCTCCGGTGTGCTGAACGGCCCGGAGGACGTGCAAGTCCGTGGCCGCACCGGAAGCATCAATGTCTGGCTGTGGCGGCGCGGCGCGCCCACGCAGTAA
- the ybaK gene encoding Cys-tRNA(Pro) deacylase, giving the protein MSKTTPATLALTRLGIAFTLHSYDYDPDADSIGLQAAAALGAEPRRVLKTLMAEVDGKPVCVVVPSDCEVSMKKLAAALHGKTAKMMRPADAERLTGYHVGGISPFGQKKRVPVVIEQAALSEASIYLNGGQRGLQIALDPNDACKALGATASSVVA; this is encoded by the coding sequence ATGTCGAAGACCACCCCCGCGACGCTGGCGCTGACCAGGCTGGGCATCGCCTTCACGCTGCACAGCTACGATTACGATCCCGACGCCGACAGTATCGGGCTGCAGGCCGCAGCCGCGCTGGGCGCCGAACCGCGGCGGGTGTTGAAGACGCTGATGGCCGAGGTCGACGGCAAGCCGGTCTGCGTCGTAGTGCCGTCCGACTGCGAAGTCAGCATGAAAAAGCTGGCGGCCGCATTGCACGGCAAGACCGCGAAGATGATGCGACCGGCCGACGCCGAGCGTCTGACCGGCTATCATGTCGGCGGTATCAGCCCGTTCGGCCAGAAGAAGCGTGTGCCGGTGGTGATCGAGCAGGCGGCGCTGAGCGAGGCCAGCATCTATCTCAACGGCGGCCAGCGCGGCTTGCAGATCGCGCTGGATCCGAACGACGCCTGCAAGGCACTTGGCGCCACCGCCAGCAGCGTGGTGGCCTGA
- a CDS encoding CHASE2 domain-containing protein — MKARAFQAPVAIVLAGLWGAALTWGNGPSGMRLLDRFEATLTDLRVLARGTRLPPDAVTIVAIDDQVVREQGSYPLPRAALARIIEQIAQLKPRVIAVDLLLVDRSTPEDDAALARALGNTNAVIAAAAIFAESRQRLAADGDGPLARLPTAARFLLPLKDFTDQAGVGVVNVTTDQTGIPRSIPLLFRTADAVLVSLPLRTAAAAARQDPSIAPNDFVLSGPDVPTDVGHLLPISFYGPHGTIPTVGASAALDGTLARHDIEDRAVVIGVTATGGGDFSRRRSIR; from the coding sequence ATGAAGGCCCGGGCATTCCAGGCTCCCGTTGCCATCGTGCTGGCAGGCCTTTGGGGCGCGGCGCTGACCTGGGGAAACGGGCCCTCCGGCATGCGGCTGCTCGACCGTTTCGAGGCGACGCTGACCGATCTGCGGGTGCTGGCGCGCGGCACCCGGCTGCCGCCCGACGCGGTGACCATCGTCGCCATCGACGACCAAGTGGTGCGCGAACAGGGCAGCTATCCGCTGCCACGCGCCGCCCTCGCCCGCATCATTGAGCAGATCGCACAGCTCAAACCCAGGGTGATCGCAGTGGACTTGCTGCTGGTCGATCGCAGCACGCCCGAGGACGATGCCGCGCTGGCGCGGGCGCTGGGCAACACCAATGCGGTGATCGCCGCGGCGGCGATATTCGCCGAGTCGCGGCAGCGCCTCGCCGCCGACGGCGACGGACCGCTGGCGCGGCTTCCAACCGCGGCGCGCTTCCTGCTGCCGCTGAAAGACTTTACCGATCAGGCCGGCGTCGGCGTGGTCAACGTGACCACCGATCAGACCGGCATTCCGCGCTCGATACCGCTGCTGTTCCGCACGGCAGATGCCGTGCTGGTGTCGCTGCCGCTGCGCACGGCGGCGGCGGCCGCGCGCCAGGACCCCAGCATCGCGCCGAACGATTTCGTTCTGTCGGGGCCGGATGTCCCGACCGACGTCGGGCATCTCTTGCCGATCTCGTTCTACGGCCCGCACGGCACCATCCCTACTGTTGGCGCCTCCGCCGCGCTTGACGGCACGCTGGCGCGCCACGACATCGAGGACCGCGCTGTGGTGATCGGCGTCACGGCGACCGGCGGCGGCGACTTTTCCCGACGCCGTTCGATCCGGTGA
- a CDS encoding FecR domain-containing protein, translated as MSIPTQMATAALVGAIFCGAASAQQPGMGCTAQASAAGTQTLRCGGGLTIVAESGATFTLQDRNRDGHVDAIDLQSKAVFVEAPKNKSGKRFEVTTPQAIAAVRGTKWAVDADAAKTSVFVDTGRVAVRRPTVAGQVVLGPGEGVDVEAGTTPLEVKRWAAPRVAALMARLGR; from the coding sequence ATGAGTATCCCCACGCAGATGGCGACCGCCGCGCTGGTGGGCGCAATATTCTGCGGCGCCGCTTCGGCGCAGCAACCAGGGATGGGCTGCACGGCGCAAGCGTCGGCCGCGGGTACGCAGACCCTGCGCTGCGGCGGTGGGCTGACCATCGTCGCCGAGAGCGGCGCAACGTTCACGCTGCAGGATCGCAATCGTGACGGGCATGTGGACGCCATCGACCTGCAGAGCAAGGCGGTGTTCGTCGAGGCGCCGAAAAACAAATCCGGCAAGCGCTTCGAGGTGACGACGCCGCAGGCCATCGCCGCGGTGCGCGGCACCAAATGGGCGGTCGATGCCGACGCCGCCAAGACCTCGGTATTCGTCGACACCGGCCGTGTCGCCGTCCGCCGCCCCACCGTTGCGGGCCAGGTGGTGCTCGGCCCGGGCGAAGGCGTCGATGTCGAGGCCGGCACGACGCCGCTGGAAGTGAAGCGCTGGGCCGCGCCCCGCGTTGCGGCGCTGATGGCCCGGCTCGGCCGCTAG
- a CDS encoding TonB-dependent siderophore receptor: MKKIHLSRLAALSSACALSVLTLNSSAAQQANAGAGQGAQTLPPVVISQPQVRRAAAAAPKRAARAPRSSAAASRRPPVERAALFVENPRGAIRGYVAGRSMAGTKTNTAINENPQSVSVIGAEQIRDQRPKKFDEIVRYTPGIVGGYFGADTRNDWFLIRGFKSDDNSLFLDGIQLFSTAFATWKLQPFNLERVEVLRGPSAVLYGGSSPSGIVNAVSKMPPAEPIRYIEAGVDSFGNGYTAFDFGGPVAISPEHGKLYTRLVGQVQNGGTQTDFTPNNNYFIAPSVTWKPDADTSLTVLASASYNQTRAQNFLPYAGTVTAAPFGRIGTGLFAGEPSADTFKREQEMLGYQFERHLSDNVTFRQNARYAHTDVTLSTQQGLGYATTPAAANLARGNFFTHGIGNQADLDSQVEYRFDTGILSHTTLFGLDLKHYSIDDYQGFGAATPLNLINPVYAPTAQFSGTPYQNAMLTQNQLGVYVQDQIKLDRLTLVLSGRNDWVGTNNDNRIGAGLSRDDSKFSGRAGLIYNFDSGVAPYVSYATSYNPVVGTNFSTRTLLMPETGQQTEVGIKYQPVGFDGHFGFAYFDLKRQNALTSDPSNANFTVQNGEVTSRGLELEAVANLAPGFKVIGSFTTYNLFVSKDGNPALIGTVPTNTPRQMASGWADYTFQDGPLRGFGFGGGVRYIGSSFADAANLLPVPSTILGDAALHYEWQNWRVAVNAVNVTDQIYVASCATASSCFYGDRRRVTASVGYKW; the protein is encoded by the coding sequence TTGAAGAAGATCCATCTGTCGCGGCTGGCGGCCTTGTCGTCGGCCTGTGCGTTGAGCGTGCTGACATTGAATTCATCCGCGGCACAGCAAGCGAACGCGGGGGCTGGGCAGGGCGCGCAGACCCTGCCTCCGGTGGTGATCAGCCAGCCGCAGGTGCGCCGTGCCGCGGCGGCCGCGCCAAAGCGCGCCGCCCGTGCGCCGCGCAGCAGCGCTGCTGCTTCGCGCAGGCCGCCGGTCGAGCGCGCCGCCCTATTCGTCGAGAATCCGCGCGGCGCGATCCGTGGCTATGTCGCCGGGCGCAGCATGGCCGGCACCAAGACCAACACTGCGATCAACGAGAACCCGCAGTCGGTTTCGGTCATCGGCGCCGAACAGATTCGCGACCAGAGGCCGAAGAAGTTCGATGAGATCGTGCGCTACACGCCCGGCATCGTCGGCGGCTATTTCGGCGCCGACACCCGCAACGACTGGTTCCTGATTCGTGGCTTCAAGTCCGACGACAATAGTCTGTTCCTCGATGGCATCCAGTTGTTCTCGACCGCTTTCGCGACCTGGAAGCTTCAGCCGTTCAATCTCGAGCGTGTCGAAGTCCTGCGCGGGCCTTCCGCGGTGCTGTACGGTGGATCGAGCCCGAGCGGCATCGTCAACGCCGTCAGCAAGATGCCGCCGGCGGAGCCGATCCGCTACATCGAAGCCGGCGTCGATAGCTTCGGCAACGGTTACACGGCGTTCGATTTCGGCGGCCCGGTCGCGATCTCGCCGGAGCATGGCAAGCTGTACACCCGTCTCGTCGGCCAGGTGCAGAACGGCGGCACCCAGACCGACTTTACACCCAACAACAACTACTTCATCGCACCGTCGGTGACCTGGAAGCCCGACGCTGACACCAGCCTCACGGTGCTGGCGTCGGCATCCTATAACCAGACCCGCGCGCAGAATTTCCTTCCCTATGCGGGCACTGTCACCGCCGCGCCGTTTGGCAGGATCGGGACGGGGCTGTTCGCCGGCGAACCGAGCGCCGATACGTTCAAGCGCGAGCAGGAGATGCTGGGCTATCAGTTCGAGCGCCATCTGTCGGACAACGTCACGTTCCGCCAGAATGCGCGCTACGCGCACACCGATGTCACGCTGTCGACGCAGCAGGGGTTGGGCTACGCGACGACGCCCGCCGCCGCAAACCTGGCGCGCGGCAACTTCTTCACCCATGGCATAGGCAACCAGGCCGACCTCGACAGCCAGGTGGAATACCGTTTCGACACCGGCATTCTCAGTCATACCACGCTGTTCGGCCTCGACCTCAAGCACTACAGCATCGATGACTACCAGGGATTCGGCGCGGCGACGCCGCTCAACCTGATCAATCCGGTCTATGCCCCCACCGCGCAGTTCAGCGGGACGCCGTACCAGAATGCGATGCTGACGCAGAACCAGCTCGGCGTCTACGTGCAGGACCAGATCAAGCTCGATCGCCTGACGCTGGTGCTGAGCGGTCGCAACGACTGGGTCGGCACCAACAACGACAACCGCATCGGCGCGGGCCTGAGCCGCGACGACAGCAAGTTCAGCGGTCGCGCCGGGCTGATCTACAATTTCGACTCTGGCGTCGCCCCCTATGTGTCCTACGCCACCAGCTACAACCCCGTCGTAGGCACCAACTTCTCGACCCGCACGTTGCTGATGCCGGAAACCGGCCAGCAGACCGAAGTCGGCATCAAGTATCAGCCGGTCGGGTTCGACGGTCACTTCGGCTTCGCCTATTTCGACCTGAAGCGTCAGAATGCCCTCACGAGCGATCCCAGCAACGCCAACTTCACGGTGCAGAACGGTGAAGTGACGTCGCGCGGCCTTGAACTGGAGGCGGTCGCCAATCTGGCGCCGGGATTCAAGGTCATCGGTTCATTCACGACCTATAACCTGTTCGTCAGCAAGGATGGCAACCCGGCATTGATCGGTACGGTGCCGACCAATACGCCGCGCCAGATGGCGTCAGGCTGGGCCGACTACACGTTCCAGGACGGACCGCTGCGCGGTTTCGGCTTCGGCGGCGGCGTGCGCTATATCGGTTCGTCGTTCGCCGACGCCGCCAACCTGCTGCCGGTCCCCTCCACTATACTGGGCGATGCGGCACTTCACTACGAGTGGCAGAACTGGCGCGTGGCCGTGAATGCGGTCAATGTCACCGACCAGATCTACGTGGCGAGTTGCGCTACGGCATCGTCCTGTTTCTATGGCGATCGCCGTCGCGTCACGGCCAGCGTCGGCTACAAGTGGTAG
- a CDS encoding acyltransferase family protein codes for MQTLGSALDDQKGFGRGFDFLRICLATGIIAWHTAQLSGHLELARASVFWLSEYMLVPMFFALSGFLVAGSSTRLSAKNFMLNRAARILPALIVDIFFAALLIGPLVTTLPAREYFTDATFFSYFLNITGWIHYSLPGVFENNPSPEVNGALWTVPFEMGCYVILIGLMLSGAIKRTRVVPLFTLGVLIAGIYLRQMSSHLVSDHASFFDLLAMNLFLFRGSLLWPSFLIGIVLYQLRYCVPFSRTAAIGLLCVAALLSAFGSNAALFGNPGVHAIALPLLGYLTVLVGLSPMPRLPGFGTGDYSYGLYLYHVPFLQLLIHYFPEAWTGDRWWTLFLVGFPLSLTAAVISWHLFEYPVLKLRNSFVIKRRPEGATAVLGVPRLPPTASLPLTAHLSRDS; via the coding sequence ATGCAAACCCTTGGTTCAGCTTTGGACGACCAAAAGGGTTTCGGCCGGGGATTCGATTTCCTTCGGATATGTCTGGCGACCGGAATCATTGCCTGGCACACCGCCCAGCTGAGCGGGCATCTGGAGTTGGCCAGGGCATCCGTCTTCTGGCTTTCCGAATACATGCTTGTGCCGATGTTTTTCGCCTTGAGCGGATTCCTGGTGGCAGGAAGCAGCACGCGTCTCTCTGCAAAGAACTTCATGCTTAACCGCGCTGCGCGCATCCTGCCGGCGCTCATCGTCGACATCTTCTTTGCGGCGCTCTTGATCGGCCCGCTGGTGACGACGTTGCCCGCAAGAGAATATTTCACCGACGCGACTTTCTTCAGCTACTTTCTCAACATCACGGGATGGATCCACTACTCTCTTCCGGGCGTGTTCGAGAACAATCCTTCGCCGGAGGTGAATGGCGCGCTCTGGACGGTCCCTTTCGAAATGGGCTGTTATGTCATTCTGATCGGACTGATGCTGTCCGGGGCGATCAAACGAACCAGAGTGGTGCCGTTGTTCACTCTCGGCGTTCTGATCGCCGGAATCTATCTCAGGCAGATGTCATCGCACCTCGTCAGCGACCATGCCTCGTTTTTCGATCTGCTGGCGATGAACCTCTTCCTTTTCCGCGGATCGTTGCTCTGGCCGTCCTTCCTGATCGGAATCGTCCTCTATCAACTGCGGTATTGCGTGCCGTTCTCCAGGACGGCGGCCATCGGCCTGCTATGCGTGGCGGCTCTTTTGAGCGCATTTGGAAGTAATGCGGCGTTGTTCGGCAACCCCGGCGTTCATGCCATCGCGCTCCCGCTGCTCGGCTATCTCACCGTCCTGGTCGGGCTGTCGCCGATGCCACGTCTTCCGGGCTTTGGGACCGGCGACTACTCCTACGGGCTGTATCTCTATCATGTCCCGTTCCTGCAGCTGCTGATCCACTACTTTCCGGAGGCCTGGACCGGCGACCGTTGGTGGACACTGTTTCTGGTCGGGTTTCCGCTCTCGCTGACAGCCGCTGTGATCTCGTGGCACCTGTTTGAATATCCCGTGCTCAAGCTCAGGAACTCTTTCGTGATCAAACGACGGCCGGAAGGTGCTACGGCAGTCTTGGGCGTGCCACGCTTGCCGCCAACAGCCAGTTTGCCGCTGACAGCGCATCTGTCACGGGATAGTTGA
- a CDS encoding DMT family transporter has translation MPPSISTERTPIGWLLNQPYLLLSLTSLFWAGNAIVGRAAAGHIPPFTLSFFRWGLAALILLPFGWRAMRQDWPVIRRQFGFMIFLSLISIGLFNSLQYWGLEYTTALNSLLLQSSGPLFVAIWSLLILRVRLTIAQACGIALSMIGVLVILLRGDLAALTAIELNKGDLLFLLAMAIFGLYAVLTLKRPAIQQLSFLTFTFACGALCLVPPFIWELFTRPPAEINAGNLLSLAYVAVFPSVLAYTFYNRGIALIGANRSAPFFHLIPVFGSAMAIFFLGETMHLFHIVGYALVLCGIVVAARKPKPAIAAASAGVD, from the coding sequence ATGCCCCCTTCCATCTCGACCGAACGCACACCGATCGGATGGCTGTTGAACCAGCCCTATCTGCTGCTCAGCCTGACCTCGCTGTTCTGGGCCGGCAACGCCATCGTCGGTCGCGCCGCTGCCGGCCACATTCCGCCGTTCACCCTGTCATTCTTTCGCTGGGGCCTCGCCGCACTGATCTTGCTGCCGTTCGGCTGGCGAGCGATGCGGCAGGACTGGCCGGTGATCCGACGGCAATTCGGATTCATGATCTTCCTGTCATTGATCAGCATCGGCCTGTTCAACTCGCTGCAATACTGGGGACTTGAATACACCACGGCCCTAAACTCGCTGCTGCTGCAATCGTCGGGACCGCTGTTCGTCGCGATCTGGTCGCTGCTCATTCTTCGCGTGCGGTTGACCATCGCGCAAGCCTGCGGCATCGCGCTCTCCATGATCGGCGTGCTGGTAATCCTGCTGCGTGGCGATCTTGCGGCGTTGACCGCCATCGAGCTCAACAAGGGCGACCTCCTGTTCCTGCTGGCGATGGCGATCTTCGGTCTCTATGCGGTGCTTACCCTGAAACGGCCGGCGATCCAGCAATTGTCGTTCTTGACCTTCACCTTTGCCTGCGGCGCGCTGTGCCTCGTGCCGCCGTTCATATGGGAGCTGTTCACGCGGCCACCGGCGGAGATCAATGCCGGCAACCTGTTGTCGCTGGCCTACGTCGCGGTGTTCCCCTCGGTGCTGGCCTATACGTTCTACAACCGCGGCATCGCCCTGATCGGCGCCAACCGCTCGGCGCCGTTCTTTCACCTGATCCCGGTGTTCGGCTCGGCCATGGCCATCTTCTTCCTCGGCGAGACGATGCACCTGTTTCACATCGTCGGCTATGCGCTGGTGCTGTGCGGCATCGTGGTGGCGGCCAGGAAGCCGAAGCCGGCGATTGCCGCGGCTTCGGCCGGGGTGGACTAA
- a CDS encoding DUF3551 domain-containing protein has translation MRSILAASAFLLVLGATPSMARDYPWCSRTSVTGFNPSCSFTSFNQCMATVSGIGGDCIVNPRLAFGQEQRPRKSRRHGARGDNDWNNNWNNDWNRRW, from the coding sequence ATGCGTTCAATCTTGGCGGCCTCCGCCTTTCTCCTTGTCCTCGGCGCGACGCCGAGCATGGCTAGAGATTACCCGTGGTGCTCGCGCACCTCGGTCACCGGCTTCAATCCGAGCTGCTCGTTTACGTCGTTCAACCAGTGCATGGCGACGGTGAGCGGAATCGGCGGCGACTGCATCGTCAATCCGCGACTGGCCTTCGGTCAGGAGCAGCGCCCGCGCAAGAGCCGCCGCCACGGTGCTCGCGGGGATAACGACTGGAACAACAACTGGAATAACGACTGGAACCGACGCTGGTAA
- a CDS encoding adenylosuccinate synthase, giving the protein MANVVVVGAQWGDEGKGKIVDWLSEQADIVARFQGGHNAGHTLVIDGTTYKLALLPSGVLRPSKLGVIGNGVVFDPQAFLDEVKRLQAQGVHIGPDNLRIAENVTLILPLHRELDSLRENASKANAIGTTQRGIGPAYEDKVGRRAIRLMDLADPDTLPNKIDRLLAHHNALRRGFGLPEFDGAEIQKGLMALAPELLPYAEAVWRLLDQKRREGKRILFEGAQGALLDVDHGTYPYVTSSNTVAAQAATGTGMGPGAVGYVLGICKAYTTRVGAGPFPTELDNDIGRRIGERGREFGTNTGRPRRCGWFDAVLVRQTVRTCGIHGLALTKLDILDGFDTIEVCVGYMLDGKEIDYLPAGEGAQARIVPVYETIEGWKEPTANARSWADLPAQAIKYVRRVEELVGCPIALLSTSPEREDTILVQNPFEA; this is encoded by the coding sequence ATGGCCAATGTTGTCGTCGTCGGCGCCCAGTGGGGCGACGAGGGAAAAGGCAAGATCGTCGACTGGTTGTCGGAGCAGGCGGACATCGTCGCGCGCTTCCAGGGCGGCCATAATGCCGGCCATACGCTGGTCATCGACGGCACCACCTACAAGCTGGCTCTGCTGCCGTCGGGCGTGTTGCGTCCGTCAAAGCTCGGCGTCATCGGCAACGGCGTGGTGTTCGACCCGCAGGCGTTCCTCGATGAGGTCAAGCGGCTTCAGGCTCAGGGCGTGCACATCGGTCCCGACAATCTGCGCATTGCCGAGAATGTCACTTTGATCCTGCCGCTGCACCGCGAACTCGACAGCCTGCGCGAAAACGCCAGCAAGGCCAATGCCATCGGAACCACCCAGCGCGGCATCGGCCCGGCCTATGAAGACAAGGTTGGCCGCCGCGCCATCCGGCTGATGGACCTCGCCGATCCCGACACGCTGCCTAACAAGATCGACCGCCTGCTGGCGCATCACAATGCGCTGCGCCGCGGCTTCGGACTGCCGGAATTCGACGGTGCGGAGATCCAGAAGGGCCTGATGGCGCTTGCGCCGGAACTGCTGCCTTACGCCGAGGCCGTCTGGCGGCTGCTCGACCAGAAGCGCCGCGAAGGCAAGCGCATCCTGTTCGAGGGTGCGCAGGGCGCGCTGCTCGACGTCGACCACGGCACCTATCCCTACGTCACCTCGTCCAACACCGTCGCTGCGCAGGCCGCCACCGGCACCGGCATGGGTCCAGGCGCGGTCGGCTACGTGCTGGGCATCTGCAAGGCCTACACCACCCGGGTCGGCGCCGGCCCATTCCCCACCGAACTCGACAACGATATCGGCCGCCGCATCGGCGAGCGCGGCCGCGAATTCGGCACCAACACCGGCCGCCCGCGCCGCTGCGGCTGGTTCGACGCCGTGCTGGTGCGCCAGACCGTGCGGACCTGCGGCATTCACGGCCTGGCCCTGACGAAACTCGACATTCTCGACGGCTTCGACACCATCGAGGTCTGCGTCGGCTACATGCTGGACGGCAAGGAGATCGACTATCTACCGGCCGGCGAGGGCGCCCAGGCCCGCATCGTGCCGGTCTACGAGACCATCGAAGGCTGGAAGGAACCCACCGCCAATGCCCGGTCCTGGGCGGATTTGCCGGCCCAGGCCATCAAATACGTGCGCCGGGTCGAGGAACTGGTTGGCTGTCCGATTGCTTTGCTTTCCACCAGCCCGGAACGCGAAGATACTATCCTGGTGCAAAATCCGTTCGAGGCTTAA